ATCGCGCGCGGCTATAGGGATAATCGAGATTCTTTTGCCGCCAACTTGATTTCCCGGCGGCAACCACTGTAGGCTCGGAAGAGATCGGGCGGTTGTTTCTCCCGCCGCCCCCGATGATCGATCGAGGCCACTCTCGAGGCGCCGTCTGGGAATGCTCTCCCGGTGCCGGAAGAAAGGATGGCGACCATGTCCGAGAACGCCGTGGCGACCCTCGAGTCGCCGCGCCTCGCGCCACTGCGTGCGGCGACTTTCCACCACCTGGGGATCCAGACCGCCGACCTCGGCAACTGCGTCTCGTGGTACCAGGACTTCTTCGGCTGCAAGGAAAACTGGTCCCTGGACGAGTTCTCCGAGCTGACCACGAGCCGGCTGCCCGGCATCGTCAGGCTCGTCGAGCTGAGGGCCGGTGGCACCCGGTTCCACCTCTTCGAGCGGGCCGGTGAGGGAGCTCAGGCGCCCGACCCCGGCGACGCGCAGTTCCAGCACGTCTGCATGGAGGTCGGTTCACCGGCCGAAATGCGCGCCTGGCAGCGCCACTGGATGAAACTGTACGAATCCGGTCTCTACCATTTCACCCGCGACGAACCGGCGACGGAGATCGTCACCGACGACGACGGCGTGCAGAGTTTCTACGCATTCGACGTGAACGGACTCGAATACGAGTTCACGTGGATTCCGGAGGCGGCGTGATGACCGTTCCCGTGCTGACCGGAGTCCCCGTGCGCGAGGGGTGGGACTTCGGCGACTTCCCCTACGGACTCGAACCGCTGACCATCCCCGACGCGGGCACCGAACCCGGTGGCGACGGCCCCTGCTCCCGCTTCGCGGGCCTGTGCACGCACCTGGAGCACATCTCCCGCGGCGGCGCGCCGGGCCCGGTCGAACCCGTCGAGTCGTCCGACCGCCTCTACTGGTTCCGCTGGATCACCGGCCACCAGGTGACGTTCGTGCTGTGGCAGCTCGTCGCCCGCGAGCTGGCGCTGGCCGGGCGCGGCGAGCGTGACCGCGAAGCCGCGCTGGCGTCGGCGGCCCTGTTCACCCGCGGCTTCAGCGCGATGCTGCTCTACACCAGCTCGACGCCGATCGGCGTCTACCACGAGGTGATCCGGCCCAGCATGTTCCTGCAGCACCGCGGGTTCAGCGGCACCTGGGCACCGGACTTCGCCCCGGTCCGCGACCTCTACCGCGGCAAGGGCCTGCCGGACGACGACTCGCCCGGCGTCCGCGCGTTGCGCGACGAAGTCGGGTTCTACCAACGGGTCCACGGCGGGATCGCGGCGAAACTGGTGCCCAGCGGCCGGTCCCTCCTGCAGGACTCGGCCGGCGCCACCGACGTGCACCACCCGGACGTCCTCGGCGTCGTCTACGACAACTACTTCATGACGCTGCGGGCGCCGACGTCGCTGCCGGACGTCGTCGCGCAGCTCCTGCGCCGCCTCAACGCCGTGGCGCTGGACGTGTCCGTGAACGGCGTCGACTCCGTGTCCGACGCGGAGGACCCGCCGGCGGAGCTGACCAGTCCCGAGGTCCGCTCGTGCGAGGCCGGGTTCGTCGGCCTGCTCGCCGACATCGCCGCGTGCGCCGCCGGCTCCCCGGCGGACTGAGCCGTGCGCCACGGCATCGTCCTGCTGCCCGAGCAGCGCTGGTCCGCCGCGCGGGACCGCTGGCGCCGCGCCGAAGAGCTCGGGTTCGACCACGCCTGGACCTACGACCACCTGATGTGGCGCTGGCTGCGCGACGAAACCTGGTTCGGCTGCCTGCCGACGCTGACCGCCGCCGCCGGGGTGACGTCGAAGATGCGGCTCGGCTCGCTCGTCGCGACGCCGACGTTCCGCCACCCGGTGCCGTTCGCCAAGGAGCTGATGACGCTCGACGACATTTCCGGCGGCCGGCTGATCTGCGGCGTCGGCTCCGGGGCCGGGGGGTACGACGAGAGCGTCTTCGGCGTCGCACCTTCGGGGAGCCGGTCCGGGCGGTTCGCGGAGTTCCTCGAGCTGACGGAACTGCTGCTGCGGCAGCCGCTCACGTCGTACGAGGGCGAGTACTACCGCTGCGAGGACGCGCGGATGGAACCGGGCTGCGTGCAGCGGCCGCGGCTGCCGTTCGCGGTGGCGGCCACCGGCCCGAAGGCGATGGGCCTGGCCGCGCGGTACGGCGAAACGTGGCTCACCGCCGGCGCGCCGGGCCGCTTCGACGCCCGCCGCTGGGACCTGGTCGTGCCGGAGCTGAAGGACCAGCTCCGGGCGTTCGAAGACGCCTGCGTCGCGGTCGGCCGGGATCCGGCGTCGGCGGGGAAGCTGCTGGTGACCGGCGCGACCGTCGGGGGCGTGCTGGACTCCGCGCAGTCCTTCCGGGACGCCTCGGGCACGTTCGCCGACCTGGGCTTCACCGACCTGGTCGTGCACTGGCCCCGCGAATCCGAGCCCTACCAAGGGGATGAGCGGGTCCTCGACGAGCTGGACCTGTCCTGAGAGGAGCAGCATGCCCGCGTACGAGATCGTCAACATGTTCGCCGACCACGTCTACGCCGGCAGCGCGCTCGGCGTCGTCCCGCGGGCCGGTGACCTCGACCCCGCGGGCATGCAGGCACTGGCGCGCGAGATCAACCACACCGAGACCGCGTTCGTCCTGCCGCCCACCGGCACCGGCGCGGACTACCGGGTCCGGGTCTTCACCCCTGCGGCCGAATCGCCCTTCGGTGGGCATTCCAGCGTCGGCACCGCGGTCACGCTCGCGCGGCTCGGGCTGGTGCCCGCCGGGCGGGTCGTGCAGGAGTGCGGCCCGAAGCTGCTGCCCCTCGACGTGACCGCCGAGGCGGGCAAGATCACCGCGAACGACCCCCTGGAGAGCGTGCCGCTCGATCCGGGGCTCCTGCTCGGCGCCGTCGGCCTGCCCGCCCCCGCAGCCGACGGCGCCCGCCCCGCGGCGTGCGGGTTCGGCCCGGCGTTCCACTTCCTCCCGGTGCGCGCGGACGCCGTCGCGGCCGCGGCGCCCGACTTCGCCCGGATGGCCGCCGCGGACCTCGCCGACGTGCTCGTGTTCGGCTGGGACCCGGCGACCCGCACCGCGCACGGCCGGCTGTTCGCGCCCGGCTACGGGATGCCCGAGGACCCGGCGTGCTCGTCGGCCGCGCTCGGGCTCGGCGTCTGGCTCGTCGAGGCGGGGTGGCTCGGCGGCGACGGATCCCACGACTTCACGCTGCGCCAAGGACGTGAGCAGGGGCGTCCGTCCACTTTGTACTGCTCGGTCCGGGTCGCCGACGGCCGGCCGGTGTCTGCCTCGGTCTCCGGTGCCGTGCTGCCGGCGGGCGCCGGCGAGCTGGCCGACCCGGACCGCGAGAAGGGAAGCTGAGGTGCTCGACCGACCCGAACTGCTCGGCACCCGCGGGGCCGTGTCCTCCACGCACTGGCTGGCTTCGGCCGCCGGCACGGCGATGTTCGACCTCGGGGGCAACGCCTTCGACGCGGCCGTCGCGACGGCGCTCGTCATCCAGGTCGTCGAACCGCACCTCAACGGCCCGGGCGGCGACGTCCCGATCCTGGTGCACGACGGCGCGACCGGCGACGTCGAGGTGATCTGCGGCCAGGGCCCGATGCCGGAAGCCGCGACACCCCAGGCGTTCCGCGACCGCGGCGTCGACGCGATCCCCGGCTCCGGGCTGCTGCCGGCGGTCGTGCCCGGCGCGTTCGGCGCGTGGCTGCGGCTGCTGCGCGACCGCGGCCGCCTCGACCTCGGCACCGTGCTCGCCCCGGCCATCGCCTACGCCGAGGACGGCTTTCCGCTGCTGCCCAAGGCGGCGGACATGATCGCGGTGCTCGCGCCGCTGTTCCGCGAGGAGTGGACGGCGTCCGGCGAGGTCTACCTGCCGGATGGGCGACCGCCGAAGCCGGGCTCCCGGCTGCGCAACCGGCCGCTGGCCGCGACCTACCGGCGGATCCTCGCCGAGTCCGAAGCCGCCCCCGGCGGGCGCGAGAACCGGATCGACGCCGCTGTCGCCGTGTTCTACCAGGGGTTCGTCGCCGAAGCGATCGACAAGTTCCTCGCCACGGCCGAGCCGCTCGACTCCACCGGCCGCCGCAACGGCGGCCTGCTCACCGGCCACGACCTGGCGTCCTGGCGGCCCACGATCGAGCCGGCGGTGACGGCGGACTACCGTGGGCACACCGTGCACAAGGCGGGCCCGTGGTCGCAGGGCCCGGTGTTCCTGCAGCAGCTGGGCCTGCTCGAGGGTTTCGACCTGGCGGCGATGGACCACGGCGGCGCCGAGCACCTGCACACGGTCGTCGAATGCGCGAAGCTCGCCTTCGCCGACCGGGAAGCGTTCTACGGCGACCCGGCGTTTTCCGACGTCCCGCTGCGCCGGCTGCTCGATCCGGAGTACGCGGCGGCCCGCCGCGAGCTGGTCGGGGAGCGGGCGTGCGGCGAGCTGCGTCCGGGCCTGGACGGCTGGTTCCCGGAGCCGCCGCTGCCCGCCCCGGCCGACCCGGACTGGCGCGCCCAGCTGGCCGACGGCATCCCGGCGGTGGTGAAGCTGACCGCGGCCAAGGGCGACACGTGCTGCATCAGCGCGTCGGACCGCGACGGCAACATGGTCGTCGCCACCCCGAGCGGCGGCTGGCTGAAGAGCTCGCCGGTCATCCCCGGTCTCGGCTTCCCGCTCGGCACCCGCGGCCAGATGGCGTTGCTGGAAGAGGGCCACCCGAACACGGTCGCGCCGGGCAAGCGCCCGCGGACGACCCTGAGCCCGACGCTGGTGACTAAGGAGGGCCGACCCCACCTGGCCTTCGGCACCCCGGGCGGCGACCAGCAGGACCAGTGGACGCTGAACTTCTTCCTCAGCCACGTCGACGCCGGGTTGCGCCCCCAGGCGGCGATCGAGCAGCGGGCGTTCCACACGGACCAGGTGCCGTCGTCGTTCGCGCCGCGTTCCGCCCGCCCGAACCGCCTGGTGGTCGAGACCGGGTGCCCGGCGGAGGTGGTCGAGCAGCTGCGCGACCGGGGTCATGACGTCGTCCTGGCGGCGGAGAAGTCGTTGGGCAAGGTCTGCGCGACGGGGTTCGAGGGTGATCTGGTTCTCGCCGCGGCCAGTCCGCGGGGTCAGCAGGCGTACGCCGTGGCCCGCTGAGCCCGCGGCTACCCGAGTGACGTGTACAGGCCGGCGTGCCGGGCCCGGAGCCGGTACTTGAGGATCTTGCCGCCGACCGTCTCGGGAAGGGATTCGGCGAAGACGATCGCCTTGGGGCTCTCGTAACCCGCCAAGTGTTCGCGGCAGTGCGCGAGCAGCTCGGCTTCGGCCGGATCGTGGCCCGGCCGCGGGACGACGACCGCCGTGACCGCCTCGCCCCAGTGCTCGTGCGGCAGGCCGATCACCGCCGCGCGCAGGACGCCGGGGTGCTCGTGCAGCACCGCCTCGACGCGCATGCTGGAGACGTTCTCGCCGCCGGTCTTCACGATGTCCTTGTAGCGGTCCACCATCACCCGCAGGCCGTCTTCGTCCACCACCGCCGAGTCGCCGGAGTGGAACCACCCGTCGCGGAACGCCTCGCGGGTCGCGGCCGCGTCGCGGTAGTAGCCCGCCGTCATGACCGGCGACCGGTAGACGGCCTCGCCGGGGGTGCCGCGGACCGGCTCGCCCGATTCGTCGACGACGTCGGAGGCGAGCAGCCCGCTCGGGACGCCGACGTAGTTCATCGCGGGTGCCGTGCGCGCGTGCACTTCGGGCCACGCGCTGGGCCAGAAGCGGTGGCAGGCGATGGCTTCCGTCTGCCCGAAGATCCCGACCGTGACGAACCCCGGCGCGGTCCGGGCTTCCAGGCGCCGCAGCAACGCGGGGGAGAGGGCACCCCAGCCGTAGACGAGTGTGGTCAGGGCGGTCAGGTCGAGGTCCCCGCGAGCGTCGATCTCGTCGGCGAGCGCGGCGACGAACTGGGGCGATCCCGCCCAGACCGCGGTGGCCCGTGACCGCGCCAGTGACTCCGCGACCGGGCCGGGCACCGGGCGGCGGCCGAGGATCAGCGTGCCGCCGGCGAAGAACGTCGAGTACGTGAACAGCGCGTCACCGACGTGGTAGATCATCGGCAGGAACGTGACGACCCGCAGGTCCGTCTCGTGCCGCAGGCCGCGGGTGAGCGACAGCGCGAAGTTCAGCCCGGCCAGGTGCGCGTAGCTGTGCGAGAGCATCACGCCCTTCGGCATCGCGGTGGTGCCGGAGGTGAACAGCAG
The window above is part of the Amycolatopsis camponoti genome. Proteins encoded here:
- a CDS encoding gamma-glutamyltransferase family protein, which gives rise to MLDRPELLGTRGAVSSTHWLASAAGTAMFDLGGNAFDAAVATALVIQVVEPHLNGPGGDVPILVHDGATGDVEVICGQGPMPEAATPQAFRDRGVDAIPGSGLLPAVVPGAFGAWLRLLRDRGRLDLGTVLAPAIAYAEDGFPLLPKAADMIAVLAPLFREEWTASGEVYLPDGRPPKPGSRLRNRPLAATYRRILAESEAAPGGRENRIDAAVAVFYQGFVAEAIDKFLATAEPLDSTGRRNGGLLTGHDLASWRPTIEPAVTADYRGHTVHKAGPWSQGPVFLQQLGLLEGFDLAAMDHGGAEHLHTVVECAKLAFADREAFYGDPAFSDVPLRRLLDPEYAAARRELVGERACGELRPGLDGWFPEPPLPAPADPDWRAQLADGIPAVVKLTAAKGDTCCISASDRDGNMVVATPSGGWLKSSPVIPGLGFPLGTRGQMALLEEGHPNTVAPGKRPRTTLSPTLVTKEGRPHLAFGTPGGDQQDQWTLNFFLSHVDAGLRPQAAIEQRAFHTDQVPSSFAPRSARPNRLVVETGCPAEVVEQLRDRGHDVVLAAEKSLGKVCATGFEGDLVLAAASPRGQQAYAVAR
- a CDS encoding VOC family protein, giving the protein MSENAVATLESPRLAPLRAATFHHLGIQTADLGNCVSWYQDFFGCKENWSLDEFSELTTSRLPGIVRLVELRAGGTRFHLFERAGEGAQAPDPGDAQFQHVCMEVGSPAEMRAWQRHWMKLYESGLYHFTRDEPATEIVTDDDGVQSFYAFDVNGLEYEFTWIPEAA
- a CDS encoding AMP-binding protein — translated: MTTTSEQIDVETLRGRRAVHRWERTSVGDVFERLTWSRPDQVAISAAEGAYGEEQFASVTYRQADRAANRLAHALAAAGLVPGDRVLLFCENTVEAFLAKIGIAKAGMVAVPLNPGLAPDVLDHLVRQTEPRLAIVDAELWPRLAGVPGVRVGATITVGGGPVAGTPSFGGFLDGQPDTEPAVEIHGDDIYQLLFTSGTTAMPKGVMLSHSYAHLAGLNFALSLTRGLRHETDLRVVTFLPMIYHVGDALFTYSTFFAGGTLILGRRPVPGPVAESLARSRATAVWAGSPQFVAALADEIDARGDLDLTALTTLVYGWGALSPALLRRLEARTAPGFVTVGIFGQTEAIACHRFWPSAWPEVHARTAPAMNYVGVPSGLLASDVVDESGEPVRGTPGEAVYRSPVMTAGYYRDAAATREAFRDGWFHSGDSAVVDEDGLRVMVDRYKDIVKTGGENVSSMRVEAVLHEHPGVLRAAVIGLPHEHWGEAVTAVVVPRPGHDPAEAELLAHCREHLAGYESPKAIVFAESLPETVGGKILKYRLRARHAGLYTSLG
- a CDS encoding LLM class flavin-dependent oxidoreductase, with the protein product MRHGIVLLPEQRWSAARDRWRRAEELGFDHAWTYDHLMWRWLRDETWFGCLPTLTAAAGVTSKMRLGSLVATPTFRHPVPFAKELMTLDDISGGRLICGVGSGAGGYDESVFGVAPSGSRSGRFAEFLELTELLLRQPLTSYEGEYYRCEDARMEPGCVQRPRLPFAVAATGPKAMGLAARYGETWLTAGAPGRFDARRWDLVVPELKDQLRAFEDACVAVGRDPASAGKLLVTGATVGGVLDSAQSFRDASGTFADLGFTDLVVHWPRESEPYQGDERVLDELDLS
- a CDS encoding PhzF family phenazine biosynthesis protein; translated protein: MPAYEIVNMFADHVYAGSALGVVPRAGDLDPAGMQALAREINHTETAFVLPPTGTGADYRVRVFTPAAESPFGGHSSVGTAVTLARLGLVPAGRVVQECGPKLLPLDVTAEAGKITANDPLESVPLDPGLLLGAVGLPAPAADGARPAACGFGPAFHFLPVRADAVAAAAPDFARMAAADLADVLVFGWDPATRTAHGRLFAPGYGMPEDPACSSAALGLGVWLVEAGWLGGDGSHDFTLRQGREQGRPSTLYCSVRVADGRPVSASVSGAVLPAGAGELADPDREKGS